One region of Marivirga arenosa genomic DNA includes:
- a CDS encoding nuclear transport factor 2 family protein, translating into MRYIFLISTLFFLNSTLYAQEAEKEILNKLLHDFLSDVNNPQMHNRFWSEDLVYTSSAGKRFGKSTVMDGFKNVDQASSKEQQTSYSAEEVQIRIMENVAVVAFKLIAKSDGEEIGNYFNSGVFQKKEGIWKVINWQATIAEE; encoded by the coding sequence ATGCGATACATTTTCTTAATCAGCACACTATTTTTTCTAAACTCTACACTCTATGCTCAAGAAGCAGAAAAGGAAATTCTAAATAAATTACTTCACGACTTTCTCAGCGATGTGAACAATCCTCAAATGCATAACCGCTTTTGGTCTGAAGATTTGGTATACACCAGTTCAGCTGGCAAGCGCTTTGGAAAATCTACCGTCATGGATGGCTTTAAGAATGTTGATCAGGCCAGCAGCAAGGAGCAACAAACTTCCTACTCTGCAGAGGAGGTTCAAATAAGAATAATGGAGAATGTGGCCGTTGTAGCCTTTAAACTTATTGCTAAATCTGATGGAGAAGAAATAGGAAATTATTTCAATTCTGGTGTTTTTCAAAAGAAAGAGGGCATCTGGAAAGTTATTAATTGGCAGGCAACAATAGCGGAAGAATAA
- a CDS encoding zinc-dependent peptidase, producing MRKLKKYSPYFRKLKHKHQREFMWRVSQFIAAKSFVPRGMKEVTEEMKVVVAALSVQITFGLPRIYLSHFKRILIYPDSYYSTINNQYHKGEVNPRFGIIVLSWKNLVSGIANETDGINLGIHELAHAIHLENRIHNTEFGFIDQALWDEYSNLAQYEMMKINTGEPTFFREVGGVDHYEFFAVLLENFFERPKALKNYSPKLYHKTCLLLRQDPLKLLMNI from the coding sequence GTGAGAAAACTGAAAAAGTATTCTCCTTATTTCAGGAAATTGAAGCACAAGCATCAGCGGGAGTTTATGTGGCGAGTGAGTCAGTTTATTGCGGCCAAAAGCTTTGTTCCAAGAGGGATGAAAGAAGTAACCGAAGAGATGAAAGTAGTGGTGGCAGCTTTAAGTGTTCAAATTACTTTCGGCTTGCCCCGCATTTACCTCTCTCATTTTAAGAGAATCCTGATTTATCCGGATAGTTATTATTCTACTATTAATAATCAATACCATAAAGGAGAAGTAAACCCAAGGTTTGGGATTATCGTGCTTTCATGGAAGAATTTGGTTTCGGGTATCGCCAATGAAACGGATGGTATTAATTTAGGCATACACGAACTGGCACATGCTATACATCTGGAGAATAGAATTCACAATACTGAATTTGGTTTTATTGATCAGGCCCTTTGGGATGAATATTCCAATCTGGCGCAATACGAAATGATGAAAATCAATACTGGGGAACCCACATTTTTTAGAGAGGTGGGTGGAGTAGATCACTATGAGTTTTTTGCGGTGCTGCTGGAGAACTTCTTTGAAAGGCCTAAAGCCTTGAAAAACTACAGTCCCAAACTTTATCATAAAACCTGCCTACTCTTAAGGCAAGACCCCCTTAAGTTGCTAATGAATATCTAA